In Magnolia sinica isolate HGM2019 chromosome 16, MsV1, whole genome shotgun sequence, the genomic window ATTAGTGCATTTGTTTCTCAGTATCTTCTACTAAGGCGCCGCTGCTGTTAGAGCTCAAGGACCCGCCTCCTTCTCCTGCTTCATAAACTTAAGGTTAGTCATGAGCTTAATTGCGCAATTCGTGTGCCCTTAGCAAAGCTAGACATAGGGATGTTAATCGGGTTCGGGTATTATCGGATCTTTGGTTCTAGGTTTCGAGTAGGCTTCGATACAATTAAGAGAATTTACATGGTTGAGCGtacatgatggttggattagatGGTGCCtacatgtgccactttgacacatgCACATATATAAATGAGCTCTCTTTCATGTGTGTAATTAGTGCATACTATATATATGTAATTTTATTATCAAAACTACCCTGAAAGGACCAACCAACTTGACCTGATCCAAATCTAACCGGATGGACCCAACCAAGACTCAACTAAGCCTGATTTTTAACTGGGTTCAAAAGGTGAGACCTAAACCTGACTCAATTTCTTAATTGGTCTGAACTGAAGCCATTAAGTAGGGCTCATCCGTACACTCATGATGAGGAATTAAATTAGGAAAGCCTTGCAAATAAAGATCATGTACGCGTCACACATGGGTCACCATGgcacttgtcaggtgggccacggttTGCAAAATAAATGTATGAATATGAAAAAATTGGCTAAACTTTTCTATTGATGGCCAAAATAAatgtttatttttgggaaaacatgcaAGTAGCtggaccaacatgatggatggatgaaaGTTTATTCTCATGCAGCCATATGGGGCTGCTGGGAGTTGCTGCTGGTGACTATCTCAAATGCCGGAGAAATCATTTTCCATGTGAATGAGATCAACAAGATGATCCAATAGTTACGTGGGCCAACGTACATTGAACAGTGTAAATTTATAGTCAAAACCTCTAAAATGAAGTGGCAtgacccacctgagctttggaacaTTATCTCTTTGTTTGACGGTTAACACGAGGCAGCTTACCTGATGGACACGGAGTCCATCTTTGGAAGGTTCCGCCCACTTGCTTCTGGGCTAGCGTGAGTGACGAGGAAGCGGATTGTCGATATTCCTGTGGCAGGACGtcgcccaagctctgtggggtccaccgtgatatatatatatatatatatatatatatatatatatatatatatatatatgttttattcatgccgtccatgaGACTAAAAAATGATGCGGATAGaatgctcatgtggaccacactacagaaaacaatgggaattgaagccgacaaaggttggatggaaaataaaacatcacggtgggccgttgGAAGTTTTCAGTGCTGGGTGTTTTTgtactcatgctctaaaatgtgtTGGAAaaggggatggacggtgtggataaaacacttgcatcacggtgggccccacagcttgagCAACGTCGTCACACGCGGAATCTATCACCAGAAATTTCTGCCGACAAGGCCTGGGTTAGCGTCAGTCACGAGGAACCACGCCGATATTATTGTGGCACGACGTAACAGGAAGGACAGCGGGTGattaaattgtggggcccacagttgaaaTATGTGTCTTGTGTGCGCTGTCCATCCGTTCTATAAGATTATTTTCAGTCATGgggccaaaattgaagtaaatagaTCATGCACCAACGTCCGTACGTGCTACatgaaaagctctgtgggccccaccatggtttatgctTTTTAATCCACGACGGCCATCTATTTTGCCCGCTCATGTTAGGCCATGATCCCCTAAAATGAGTcagatataaatcttaagtggaccacactataggaaacagtagaggttcaatgcctaccattaaaaacttcttataggctacaaattttttggatgaagatgatacgtatgttttcccttcatccatgtccatgtgacttggtcaacaggttggatggcaaataaccattacagccggccttaggaagtttttaacggtgtacattcaatcaccactgtttcctgtagtgtggtccacatgagatttgtatatgcttcatttttcatctcatgccctaacataaactaccaaaatgaatgaacggcgtggataaaacacttacatcatggtgtaggCCCATGAAACTTTTCCATAGGGTAGCCTGTGAAGGATTTATTTACTCCAACAACCTTAATAAACAGATGATAATAACATTTCCGTTATTTTGGACAGATAAACCAGGTTGTGCTTGTCTTCATATACATAAAATGTTATAAAACATACAAATAATCAAAACAACTTCGTTATTatcagagaagagaagaagaaagaagaagaaggtgatggAGAACATGACCAAGAAGAATTTCATTCTGGTGCATGGTGTATGCCATGGTGCATGGTGTTGGTATAAGCTCGCGACATTGCTAAGGTCGGTGGGCCACCGAGTCACCGTGCTTGATCTCGCTGGTTGTGGGGTGAACACCACTCAACTCGATGAGCTCCACACAATCGACGACTATGTAAAACCTTTGATGGAAACAATGGCCTTAGTCCCTCCTCAAGAAAAGGTGGTGCTCGTCGGTCATAGCTTCGGTGGCTTTGGTCTTTCACTAACCATGGAGAGGTTCCCTGAAAAGATCTCAGTAGCcatttttatttcagcattgatGCCAGGCCTGGCAAATCCGCCTGCTAGCTTAATGGAAGAGGTACTTGTGATTAGCTATAGTATGAGATTTGCTCTAGGCTCCATCATTTCTCATGTGAAGTCTTTTAATATAAATATCATCTATATACAAGATGATAAGTTCATGACTGGGGACTGACTCATGTTTCCCCaagaagatctgaaccgttcatcatgtgggtgaACAGTTGCTCTGATTGACCATCTCTTTATAGGTTAgaaattggatggtcaggatcatggTGGTTTTCAATGGAGCGCTGGCGATGAGCAGTCCTGATTGTGCTGATAGCATATAAGTGGGCCAGACCCCAAATGAGGGTTAAGACCGCTCTAATAGCTAATTCCTTGGTGGTTTTGTAGCTATACCATCTACGGGTGTACACTggttcggtttggtccagttTTGGGGTGAAATTGGAACTGAACTGTTCCAATGGTTCTAAGAAAGCTagaaccggaactggaccgtttgcaccctagaactgaaTTGAAACTGGATCATAAAGAACTTGTTCTGTTCTGGTTTAGCTCCATGGTTCTGGGCTTTGTACAGCCCAATtgcaagtttttatttatttattattataatgttGCCCAAACTCTTCTACCGAAACAGGGAGTAATTTTGCAATTGTTTATTTTTATAACCCTTTCGTGTTTCCAAAATGATTTTGCTGCCAATGTCTATTCGTgttatgatccatttgatgaatggtaaagttttttatgttttaaaaataaaatttaaatgttTATTGATCAATGGTTCTGGTTCCAGGTTCAGCAGAATCCCAAACTGAGAACTGAACGGAACAACCGGTTCTTTAATTTTCGGAACCGAACTGGAACTGGTTCACTTCACAACCGGATCAAGCTGTGCGGTCTGATCGGTTCCGGTCTGGTTTACCGGTTCTACTGGTTCTACCGGTTCCATATTCACCCTTAATACCATCTATTAGAACAGATATTAATTTGTTAATTACACACACATGTAGAGCCCTACAAATCCACAGATGCAAATACGAAACACATGTGGCAGATCTGAACTTTCCGAAAGGCTGGTAAGAAGTCTAAGTTCTCTTGcctaagaaaatagaaataaaagcatgattttttattttcaaaatgttCTTATGAGAAATTCAAAGAACTGGTTTACtataaaaacaaaagcaaaaataaacaaaataaaaataaaaattgattcaCTCTTCTCTAATAGTCGTTTTTATCGGTGAAAATTAGAATTTGAAGAGGAACCCATTGGATTCGCTGTCTGATTCTAAGATGTTCTTTGACAAAGGAGAGGACAAACTTCCCACTTCATTCATCTACGGCCCCAAGTATCTTGCATCGCATTTATATCAATGTTGCCAGCATGAGGTAAGGATTAATCATCCAATGTACTTACGATAATCACTAACTATATATGGCTTTATTCACATACTATGTATTTTCATATCATGCCAGGATCTTACACTAGCCACCATGTTAATGCGGCCGGCACGATTGTACATTGAAGACCTGTCAAAGGGTGGTATCCTTTCCAATGAGAATTATGGGACTGTTAATCGAGTTTACATCATATGCAAGGAAGATTTAGTGTTTAAAGAGGAATTCCAACGTTGGATTATTGAGAATTACCCACCAAGGGAGGTGAAGGAGATTGATGATTCTGATCATATGGTCATGCTGTCAAAGCCACAGGAGTTGCACAAATGCCTGCTTGAAATTGTTGAGAAATATGCTTGATTATCTTCTTCCCTGTGGGTTCCAAAAATAAGTAGCTTTTACAGTTTTTGAGAAATGAGTTGTTGCTTATCTTTCATACATAGGCTCATCTGGCCTGTGTATAATGCCAGAAACAGGGAAAATATTTTCTTGAAattgttttaattattattattattaatttttatataaaaagtAGGATATGATTTGATTGGACGGCAGACTATTGTATAGATGTAATCTTCCCAGCAACTTTCAAATATACTTTGAGTGGCCCATATTTAATATATAATAGCGTTGGGTCAATCAAATCCTTCCATAGTATCCAATCCACATGCTTATTAAAGGATGTGGGGTGAGTTTGtttacaaagaaaaataaattaactaATATTTAAGTCATTTGTAGGTGGATCCAACGGCATGCTTCTCAACATGCAGTTGAGATTTCCCCCCTTAGAAACTGGAGCATATTAGAAGACTCATGTGTTGTAGAAAGTGGGTACAACAACTGAGCTtttttgggacccaccattttgttgtttgacatccactccatctatcagatGCAGCCCCTCAGTATCACTGTACATCACAagaatcagcttgatttaaaacttcagtTGGCCACCAGCCAAGGAACAATGTCAATTTATGGCTGAAACCTTTGAGTTACAGTGTcttgacccacctgagttttttggGTCAATCTGATTTTTTAGGTTTCTCTTTATCTAAGTTATTACCACATGATTAACAGGTTAGAGTATAAACCTATGGTTGACATCCTATTCAAATTATTCactagggtgtggcccacctaagtgatAGATTGGGCAGATATTTCACCACAAAGGTCTGTAAATCAAGGGGCTCACCTGATGTGGATCCGATGCTGATTAGTGTGGGTGGCTGCCTTCCTTCTCAGCTGCCGGTAAGGTGGTTTCAGTTGCTGGTTTTTGGTGGTTGGGAAGCCTGGGTGTGGCATATCCCCTTTTGTCAGGCCAGTTCCATTGTTTATAATTAACTGAAACGACGGCTGTAGGGTTGGTGAGGTTCAACtctttttgtggagcccacttaaATAATTGTAGAGCAATCGAAGATTTAACCAGGTTACGAGTACTGTGCTAGTACATTTTAAACAAAGAAGAGCAAAATAATGTGAACACAAATAGCTCAGGTACATGCCTTTTATGTGCATCAAGTTACCCTTTCTACTGATTTTTCCCCATGTGTTTATTTGATACTTTAACCGTGTGTGAAGCTTAATGTGCATGACACTGGGGAATTGACACAGGGAATATTAAGGAAACACCTTCCAAAACAGATGACAGCAAGATTAAGTCAACAGATGGCAGCAAGCTCGATTCCATTCCATGATCTGAagaattttattcattcattcctttCTATTTATGTAAAGATTGTAATTATAGCTATACGCTAATCTTTCctataatttttcaaatttctacaaTTACTCTAGGACATAATTTCTATATCATCTATAAACCGCTATATATACAGAATTCCTCTCGATGGCAAAGGCATGAAAATTTCTATCCTGTGATTATTATTTTgttatggtatcagagcaaaaccGTGACCTCTGTCTTTTTTTTTCCAAGCTCGATCCCATGGCCTCACCCAATACTCCTACTAACCCTGCAAGTATCCATAGTCTGGTTACAATCAAGCTCACCAAAGACAACTATCTCTTTTGGAAAACACAAATCGTCCCCTACTTGCGTGGCCAACGTCTGTTTAGATATGTTGATGGAACCATATCTGCACCCCCACCAACCATACCCAACCCCGATACAGCCACCTCCACCTCTGCCCCCACAGAAATTCCTAACCCAAAATTCAACTCCTGGTATGATCAAGACCAGGTTGTTCTCAGTACCTTGGTATCCTCTCTGTCCAAGGCCATCTTAGCTCAGATGGTAGGTCTCTCAACTTCTAGAGAAGTATGGGTTTCCCTTGAGAAAATGTTCTCCTCCATCTCTTCAGCTCGAGCAATTTAGACTCGCCAATTCTTGGCTCTCACTAAGAAAGGAAATATGTCCATTTCTGACTATTTGCAGAAAATGAAATCCTACTCCGACACCCTTGCTGCCATTGGACAGCCCCTACAAAGTCATGAGTTCACTACTTACCTTCTTGGAGGCCTCGATACCTCATATGATGCCATTGTGACTTCCATTTCAACTCAAGTCGACAAAATGACTTCTGAAGAGATGTTTAACCATCTCCTCAGCTTTGAGTTACGCCTAGAGCAACAACAATCTGCTCTTGACGCCACAGTAGGTTCGGTGGATGTGGCAACTCGGAATGATCAATGCAATCGTGGTGGAAAATCCCAACAAAACCAACGTTCATCACAGCCTCAACAATCCTACAACAATTCTAACTCCAGAAGCAGAGGTCGTGGTGGACGTGGGTGAGGAAATTCACATCAGAGTAACCCACCCAACCCGAGACCATCTTGCCAAGTGTGTGGCAAAACTGGTCACACTACCATACAGTGTTACTATCGCTTCGATCATGCATACCAACGTGCCCCTCCAACCATGACAGCATACATGACCTTGTCCTCATCAACTCCGGACACAAATTGGTACCCTGATACTGGCTCAACAAATCATCTCACAAATGATTTATAGAACCTCAACTTACACTCGGAGCCATACCATGGAGGTGATCAAATCCATGTCGACGATGGGGCAGGTTTGCCTATAAAGAATATTGGCTCTGCTACTATATCAACTCCAACTCATTCTTTCACTTTATCTCAATTATTACATGTACCACAGATTAAAAAGAATTTGATATCTATGAGTCAATTTACAAGTGAAAATAATGTTTATATTGAGTTTCACCCATCTTTCTTTTTGGTGAAGGACGGAACCACGGGGAGAATTCTAATGTGCGGCAAAACTAAATATGGCCTCTACTCCTTCCCACCATCAACTACACCAACAACATCTCACCAATCATTCCTTTCTCACCGCGCTCCTCTAGACGTCTGGCATTGTCGGATGGGCCATCCATCTTATCAAACCGTTCGGCAACTCGTCTCCAAGTTCTCTCTACCACTCTCATCAAATAAAATGGCGGGTGCGTGTTCCGCTTGTCAACAAGGAAAGAGTCATTGTTTTCCATTTTTTGATTCAAGGTCTAGTTCCCATTCTCCTCTTGAATTaattttctctgatgtatggggtCCATCCCCTGTTATGTCAACCACTGGAAATAAATATTATGTCTCATTTGTTGACCATTTTAGTAAATTCACATGGCTCTTTCCCATACCCAACAAATCGGATGTGATGCAAATTTTTCATTCCTTTCAAAAACTAGTTGAACACCAATTTGAAAGCAAAATAAAAGCAGTACAAATGGATTGGGGAGGAGAATACCGCTACAAAATTGGCATTCAACATCGTGTAACTTGTCCTCACACATCACAACAAAATGGGTCCGTTGAGAGGAAGCACCGTCACATCGTTGAAACGGGACTCTCTCTTCTATCTCACGGTAGTGTTCCCCATGCCTATTGGGATCATGCCTTTTTAATGGCAACGTATCTCGTAAATTGTCTCCCCACAACTCTACTTGGTATTTCACCATTTGAAAAAATCAATAAACATGCTCCTGACTTCTCACTACTTAAAATTTTTGGGTGTGCTTGCTTTCCCTACCTCCATCCCTTCAATCAGCACAAACTTGATTTTCACTCAAAGCAATGTCTTTTCATTGGTCTTAGCAACATGCATCGTGGATACAAGTGCTTGGATTTCAAGTGGCAAAATATTCATATCTCGGCATGTTATATTCGATGAGACCATCTTCCCATTTGCCAGCACATCACACAAACCCACTCTCCCCCAGCCCGTACACAGCCCAACTGTTGCTCTACCTTTTCCCCTCAACATCAACGACACCCACTCATCCTCCCATGAGTCATCTCCTTATGCCAATGACATGTCCCCCATTACCTCACATCTTAATGCAACGACGTCGTCCCACTCCAATCCATCCAATCACATGTCGTCTCCCACTCAAATGACTCCCCTGTTTCTGGTTTGTCACCACCTTCCCCTGCTCTTCCCTTAAACATGTCCGCCACCTAACCGTCAATAGAGCTTGCCGCTGCTGCAGAACCTCCGGTACTCCGTTCCCACCAAATGACCACACGGTCCCAGAACCACATCGTGAAACCAAAGACCTTCATTGATGGAACAGTTCGCTACCCACTTCCGCAGTCTTTCTTTGTTGCAGGTGGTGTTCCTGACTCCCCCATGCATTATACAGAAGCAAGTAAACATAATGAGTGGCGCAATGCAATGGATGACGAATTCACAGCTCTTATGAAGAATGGCACCTGGTCTCTAGTGTCATCACAACCGAACATGAACATTGTCGGCTCCAAGTGAATTTTCAAATCCAAACTCAATGCCAACGACACTCTCGAACgccataaagcatggttggttgCAAAGGGCTACCACCAACTGCCCGGAATCGACTTCGACGACACATTCAGTCCAGTGGTCAAGCCCACAACCATCCGGCTTGTTCTAAGCATTGCAGTCTCCAAACACTGGCCAATTCATCAAATTGACATACAAAATGCATTTCTTCACGGGAATCTATTGGAGGAGGTATATATATGCATCAACCTCTTGGATATGTTCATCCTAATTTTCCTAATCATGTATGTCAACTGCACAAAGCACTCTACGGCTTGAAACAAGCCCCAAGGGCTTGGTACCATCGCCTACATGAGCACCTTCAATCACTAGGCTTTGTCAACTCAAGCTCTGATACTTCTCTCTTCACATTTAGGCAAGCTTTGGTTACTCTCTTTGTGCtggtatatgttgatgatataatcaTCACTGGCTCCACCTCGCAAGCTATATCTAAATTGATATCCGCCCTCGCTAGTGAATTTGTTGTCAAAGACCTGGGTGTTCTAAGATTCTTTTTGGGCGTTGCAACTCATCACGTGAAAGAGGAGCTATTCTTATCTCAAAGTCAGTACATATATAATCTTTTTAGTCGCACGAAAATGCTCGATTGCAAGCCTGTCTCTTCACCCATGTCTTCATCCCAGAAGCTATAACTATTTTCGAGTGCTCCATACTCTGATCCCTCTACCTACCGAAGCATAGTTGGAGCCTTGCAATACTTGTCTTTGACACGGCCCGATATCTCCTTCATCGTAAATAAAGTGTGCCAATTTATGCATAAACCCACTGATGAACATTGGACAGCGGTGAAAAGGATACTATGTTACCTCAAGTTTTCCATTAATTTTGGATTACTCATTCGGCCTAGCATGTCTACACAGCTCTCAATTTATTCCGATGTTGACTGGGCCGGATGCCCCGACGATCGGAAATCAACCTCTGGTTTTTGCATATTTTTTGGTGACAATTTAATCTCATGGAGCTCTAAAAAACAACCGACTGTGACTCGATCAAGCACCAAAGCTGAGTACCGAGCAGTTGCTCATGCCACGTCTGATTCTATCTGGCTCCAATCTCTACTACGTGAGCTCGGCATTTTTCTTTCCCAGCGCCTCGTTCTCTGGTGTGACAACATAGGGGCGACCTATCTTACAACAAACCTAGTGTTTCATGCACGTACAAAACACGTGGAAATCGACTATCACTTCGTTCGTGAAAGAGTTCAGCAGAAATCATTGGAAGTTTGTTTTGTATCAAGCAAGGACCAATTAGCCGATGGCCTCACAAAGGCATTAGTCTCTACAAGGTTTTCCCATCTTCGGTCCAAGCTCAACGTGCAGCATTCCTCGATGAGCTTGCAGGGCGTATTAAGGAAACACCTTCCAAAACAGATGACAACAAGATTAAGTCAACAGATGACAGTAAGCTCGATTCCATTCCATGATCTGAGGAATTTTATTCATTCACTCCTTTCCATTTATGTAAAGATTGTAATTATAGCTATATGCTAATCTCTCCTATAATTTTTTCAATTCCTACAATTACTCTAGGACATAATTTCTATATCATCTGTAAACTGCTATATATATACAAAATTCCTCTCGACAGCAAAGGCACGAGAGTTTCCATCTTGTGAGTATTATTTTGTTAGGGAAGAACGTGATGAGGTCTATCATCCATCTTCCTGGCTCGATAAACACCTTTAATCCATAAGTCACTGTTGAatacataaaagaaaattctCGGATCCACGAGAAATTAAAAAAGTTACtaaagaaattttattgataagaTTCccttaaaaatgagtttaacatTCTTAAATAACTCTAAACAAATCTTAAAATATAATTAAAAGAGTcataatcaaataagaaaacaaaatttaaaaaacaTGTAAATTTCAACCATCTTTCGACATGTCGTGGACCTGTCAAAATGATTCAAAAACATTTGGAGAGAAAAATTATAAATTCTTTGAATTTCGACATGTCAAATAGTATTTCGACCTGGCAACAGATTAGCGACCTGTCTAAACTAGTAAAAATCAGCTAGCAAACCATGctgaaattttgttaatttctcCTTAGGCTTCTTTCGGTTCATATGCATTAAGAACGTGCTTGATCCTCATCCTACATCAAactcctccacttgaaaaaaaaaaaactcatcctcgagtttggTTCACGACACATGTTTAACTTTCTTGAGTTCTTCAACGAACTTGGTTCACGACACAGATACTGGTTTGCTACAATGAAATTAATCCTTGAGATCTCCATGTCCTCTGGAAAATTAAGAACAAAGGTGTTATTACTAATTTTCTTTAGGATCAGAACATAATTTATCTTTTTATTCACCAACTTATTATATGTCACAGTCGGAAACTTTTTCTCATGTAAGTGAACTAACACATTATCATCCACTTGAAACACCTTCTGGCACCAATGTTTGTTAGCATAATTTGTTGTACTAAACGTTAGACTCATGCCCTGGAACAACACatatactcatgctctccttgacttgaccCTTATATATCAGTTCCTCCGCTTATGCTTGCAATATCTTATATTTTTTATGATAATGCGTGCAATTAGGCAAACTTGCCATTTGAGACAAGATTAATGTAGTTTTGTATATCTTACATAGGATGTAACTTCGTAAGAAGTTCATTAGACATAATTACCTTAAACTCCTATGACACTGATTTCAAATTCTCCGTGAGGTTCatgggctccacatattttttctttttaactaatGCATTTATATCTCCTGTCTCCTTAGATTGTTTGACGAAATTCCGTTTGATTACGAGAgactgtccctccactttagataTCTTGGGTTGGTTTCCCATTTCcatagggcccacttgtacatCACTAATGAATTCAAAGGCCCGTCGTGACCTCGTTTTAATTACATCACCTCTTGTTAACAAAcaatatgatttttttgaatAATCTCTCACTGATCGGTTATCCTACCGACAaatttggtattgttggaacaataccaaatcgtaatcactagggaggaattgCACTCACAATAATTGCTTCATCCTTTGTTACATGCAGATTGGTGCTTTTATCTGTCTCGTCCGTGTAAGCTGAAGTTGCTCCCATTAAGCTGAAGCTCCGCCCTTCAATTTGTAAGACATGAGCTTAACATTATTCTCTTCAGTAATATCCATATTATCAAAGAAGCGTTCGACTTCTAACAATCAATCAATGAAGTCCTCGATATAGAGGAAGGTTGACTTTTATCCTGAATTCTCAATTCGTCTTATCAACCCAATTGTCGTCTTGTTTGGGATGTTGGAGGATCATGTTGTCGATTTCCTCATCACTAGATCCCATCTCCTTAGGCATGATCCTACGATTCACCACCGGTATCACCTTGTGATCGGCATTGTTACGAAGTTTAGCGCTTATGTGGTGCAAATCACCACCATGAACATGGAGCTGCACCTAGGGCCTCCGTCATGCGATCGATGGCAGCCCGCAGCCCTTGCATGACTTTCCAATTCTCTCCTACGCTATTTCGAAAGTCGTTGTTGTTAAAGAAACATTTCCCGGAGCACCGTCCATGGAAATGTTGCGTGACTCGTCGTTAAAAGCcataaattcaagaaaaaaaccTTTCTTTGATACCAACTGATGTAGGAAATTAAGGACATAATAAGGTCAATCACTATCTTTCTCGATTGATAAATGCCTTGAATTCACAAGGCAATATTCAATCCATAAgtgccacgccccaaactcgaaaaccaggctcacaaaattttcgatcgccgaattcggtgccgatagcctccgtagtaccacattctcgacttctagtgcccatacaccaggttccgatcctaggatcctataaagaggatttttcaacatacattatctcgtaagaagcataaccacaagtatacccaaatcacaaaggcaacatcatcatcacatatccactaatataaacagttgaatacagtgctgaaagggaaatacatatattgaaaatcaaagctccagaagacaactgcatgctcaaagctcaacgctactgcaacctaacgtcacctgcacgcatctattatgcataagcttatagaaaacttagagggtggtgtaagtgtgtgcgatgcatgtgccaagcatataaatatcagagtaagcagaaatactgacaatccataaatcgtacaatatcaaagtaatgcggaaacatgctagcACGttcataaatactatcagccttatccaggctatgcgatgcaacaacataataagtcaatatcatatactgaggaagcaatgtatatcagctatgcaatgcggagacatagtaagccaaatatcaaataccgagtCTATGAATACTGTCAACCTTAttcaggttatgcaatacagaagcacagtaaaccaaatgctatgtgctgaggatgcaatgaaatatgcaatgcgaatgaaatgaccaagctggagtgtgaagtcgggatgatagtatgtagtatcgcaggctacggggtcgaccacaagggacttctatccaaatcagtctcataccaaaatttggatagtcagactcaatgtggtaaactcctgatcacaGGTTGGTTGTGCGCCccgaccgaaatcctggccattgcgaaggtacacatatcaattagttgtgcaccaccagcccaagtggatagcgaataaatgaatgaatgagcatacaattcctgcttaataaatccacatatcagtaccatacatctctaggatcatcaccagatGTAGTACACTTTACATGTAATCGCTGCCCACTGGACGTACgatcatgcaagtggaagagacctcactatccgtctggccattagtcagccaatatctacctcgcacgtcgatagcggacccaattacgagttggtcaaactcagcctgtttatgcccactaccctcgggtaggtaaggctACAACCaattcccaaccgaccacgacacaataggAGATGCGacttactggtatttggcactcgaacgctcatgtatccactcggttta contains:
- the LOC131229511 gene encoding methyl jasmonate esterase 1-like yields the protein MENMTKKNFILVHGVCHGAWCWYKLATLLRSVGHRVTVLDLAGCGVNTTQLDELHTIDDYVKPLMETMALVPPQEKVVLVGHSFGGFGLSLTMERFPEKISVAIFISALMPGLANPPASLMEENLKRNPLDSLSDSKMFFDKGEDKLPTSFIYGPKYLASHLYQCCQHEDLTLATMLMRPARLYIEDLSKGGILSNENYGTVNRVYIICKEDLVFKEEFQRWIIENYPPREVKEIDDSDHMVMLSKPQELHKCLLEIVEKYA